In a genomic window of Callithrix jacchus isolate 240 chromosome 22, calJac240_pri, whole genome shotgun sequence:
- the ZNF791 gene encoding zinc finger protein 791 isoform X2 produces the protein MDSVAFEDVSVNFSQEEWALLAPSQKKLYRDVMQETFKNLASIGKKWENQNVEDQHKNQGKNLRSHTVERLCESKEGSQCGETSSPSLSVTKKTARVKLDECTVCGKVFMRRSSLTRHMRSHTGYELIDKPYKCTECGKAFSYLKSFQRHERSHTGEKPYKCKQCGKTFIYHQPFQTHERTHIGEKPYECKQCGKALSCPSSLRIHERIHTGEKPYECKKCGKAFSCPSSIRIHERTHTGEKPYACKECGKAFISHTSVLTHMITHNGDRPYKCKECGKAFIFPSFLRVHERIHTGEKPYKCKQCGKAFRCSTSIQIHERTHTGEKPYKCKECGKSFSARPAFRVHLRVHTGEKPYKCKECGKAFSRTSYFRIHERTHTGEKPYECKKCGKTFNYPLDLQIHERNHTGEKPYECKECAKAFISLENFRRHMITHTGDGPYKCRDCGKAFIFPSALRTHERTHTGEKPFECKQCGKAFSCSSYIQIHERTHTGEKPYECKECGKAFIYPTSFQGHMRMHTGEKPYQCKDCGKAFSLHSSFQRHERIHSCEKPLECKQCGKAFSLSTSLQKHMRMHTR, from the exons ATG GACTCAGTGGCTTTTGAGGATGTATCCGTGAACTTCAGCCAGGAGGAGTGGGCCCTGCTGGCTCCTTCACAAAAGAAACTCTACAGAGATGTGATGCAGGAAACATTCAAGAACCTGGCCTCCATAG GGAAAAAATGGGAAAACCAGAACGTTGAAGATCAGCACAAAAACCAGGGGAAAAATCTAAG AAGCCATACGGTAGAGAGACTCTGTGAAAGTAAAGAAGGTAGTCAATGTGGAGAAACCTCCAGTCCCAGTCTCAGTGTGACCAAGAAGACTGCCAGAGTAAAATTAGATGAATGTACTGTCTGTGGAAAAGTCTTCATGCGGCGTTCATCCCTCACTAGACACATGAGGTCTCACACTGGATATGAGCTTATTGATAAGCCATATAAATGTAcggaatgtgggaaagcctttagtTATCTCAAATCCTTTCAGAGACATGAAAGGAGtcacactggagaaaaaccctatAAATGTAAACAATGTGGAAAAACCTTCATATATCATCAACCCTTTCAAACACATGAACGGACTCACATTGGagaaaaaccctatgaatgtaagcaATGTGGGAAAGCTCTTAGCTGTCCCAGTTCACTTCGAATTCATGAAAGGATTCACACAGGAGAAAAGCCCTATGAATGTaaaaaatgtgggaaagccttcagttGTCCCAGTTCTATTCGAATACATGAAagaactcacactggagagaaaccctatgcatgtaaggaatgtgggaaagccttcattTCCCACACAAGTGTTCTAACACACATGATAACACACAACGGAGATAGACCTTATAAATGCAAGGAATGTGGGAAGGCATTCATTTTCCCCAGTTTTTTACGAGTACATgaaagaattcacactggagaaaaaccctatAAATGTAAACAATGTGGTAAAGCCTTCAGATGTTCCACTTCCATTCAAATTCATGAAAgaactcatactggagagaagccctataaatgtaaagaatgtgggaaaTCTTTCAGTGCACGCCCAGCCTTTCGAGTACACCTCAGAGTCcatactggtgagaaaccctataagtgtaaagaatgtgggaaagcctttagtAGGACCAGTTACTTTCGAATACATGAAAGGACTCACACAGGagaaaaaccctatgaatgtaaaaaATGTGGGAAAACCTTCAATTATCCTCTAGATTTGCAAATCCATGAGAGGAAtcacactggagaaaaaccctatGAGTGTAAGGAATGTGCAAAAGCCTTCATTTCTCTCGAAAACTTTCGAAGACACATGATCACACACACTGGAGATGGACCTTATAAATGTAGAGACTGTGGGAAGGCATTCATTTTTCCTAGTGCGTTACGAACACATGAAAggactcacactggagagaaaccctttGAATGTAAACAATGCGGAAAAGCCTTTAGTTGTTCCAGTTACATTCAGATCCATGAACGAACTCACACTGGggagaaaccttatgaatgtaaggaatgcGGGAAGGCCTTTATTTATCCCACAAGCTTTCAAGGACACATGAGAAtgcacactggagagaaaccctatcaATGTAAAGACTGTGGGAAGGCCTTTAGTCTTCACAGTTCCTTTCAAAGGCATGAAAGAATTCACAGTTGTGAGAAACCTCTTGAATGTAAGCAATGTGGTAAAGCCTTCAGTTTATCCACGTCCTTGCAAAAACATATGAGAATGCACACCCGATAG
- the ZNF791 gene encoding zinc finger protein 791 isoform X1 yields MGMHLPLQVTPTVREKDSVAFEDVSVNFSQEEWALLAPSQKKLYRDVMQETFKNLASIGKKWENQNVEDQHKNQGKNLRSHTVERLCESKEGSQCGETSSPSLSVTKKTARVKLDECTVCGKVFMRRSSLTRHMRSHTGYELIDKPYKCTECGKAFSYLKSFQRHERSHTGEKPYKCKQCGKTFIYHQPFQTHERTHIGEKPYECKQCGKALSCPSSLRIHERIHTGEKPYECKKCGKAFSCPSSIRIHERTHTGEKPYACKECGKAFISHTSVLTHMITHNGDRPYKCKECGKAFIFPSFLRVHERIHTGEKPYKCKQCGKAFRCSTSIQIHERTHTGEKPYKCKECGKSFSARPAFRVHLRVHTGEKPYKCKECGKAFSRTSYFRIHERTHTGEKPYECKKCGKTFNYPLDLQIHERNHTGEKPYECKECAKAFISLENFRRHMITHTGDGPYKCRDCGKAFIFPSALRTHERTHTGEKPFECKQCGKAFSCSSYIQIHERTHTGEKPYECKECGKAFIYPTSFQGHMRMHTGEKPYQCKDCGKAFSLHSSFQRHERIHSCEKPLECKQCGKAFSLSTSLQKHMRMHTR; encoded by the exons ATGGGGATGCACCTGCCTTTGCAGGTGACCCCAACAGTTAGAGAAAAG GACTCAGTGGCTTTTGAGGATGTATCCGTGAACTTCAGCCAGGAGGAGTGGGCCCTGCTGGCTCCTTCACAAAAGAAACTCTACAGAGATGTGATGCAGGAAACATTCAAGAACCTGGCCTCCATAG GGAAAAAATGGGAAAACCAGAACGTTGAAGATCAGCACAAAAACCAGGGGAAAAATCTAAG AAGCCATACGGTAGAGAGACTCTGTGAAAGTAAAGAAGGTAGTCAATGTGGAGAAACCTCCAGTCCCAGTCTCAGTGTGACCAAGAAGACTGCCAGAGTAAAATTAGATGAATGTACTGTCTGTGGAAAAGTCTTCATGCGGCGTTCATCCCTCACTAGACACATGAGGTCTCACACTGGATATGAGCTTATTGATAAGCCATATAAATGTAcggaatgtgggaaagcctttagtTATCTCAAATCCTTTCAGAGACATGAAAGGAGtcacactggagaaaaaccctatAAATGTAAACAATGTGGAAAAACCTTCATATATCATCAACCCTTTCAAACACATGAACGGACTCACATTGGagaaaaaccctatgaatgtaagcaATGTGGGAAAGCTCTTAGCTGTCCCAGTTCACTTCGAATTCATGAAAGGATTCACACAGGAGAAAAGCCCTATGAATGTaaaaaatgtgggaaagccttcagttGTCCCAGTTCTATTCGAATACATGAAagaactcacactggagagaaaccctatgcatgtaaggaatgtgggaaagccttcattTCCCACACAAGTGTTCTAACACACATGATAACACACAACGGAGATAGACCTTATAAATGCAAGGAATGTGGGAAGGCATTCATTTTCCCCAGTTTTTTACGAGTACATgaaagaattcacactggagaaaaaccctatAAATGTAAACAATGTGGTAAAGCCTTCAGATGTTCCACTTCCATTCAAATTCATGAAAgaactcatactggagagaagccctataaatgtaaagaatgtgggaaaTCTTTCAGTGCACGCCCAGCCTTTCGAGTACACCTCAGAGTCcatactggtgagaaaccctataagtgtaaagaatgtgggaaagcctttagtAGGACCAGTTACTTTCGAATACATGAAAGGACTCACACAGGagaaaaaccctatgaatgtaaaaaATGTGGGAAAACCTTCAATTATCCTCTAGATTTGCAAATCCATGAGAGGAAtcacactggagaaaaaccctatGAGTGTAAGGAATGTGCAAAAGCCTTCATTTCTCTCGAAAACTTTCGAAGACACATGATCACACACACTGGAGATGGACCTTATAAATGTAGAGACTGTGGGAAGGCATTCATTTTTCCTAGTGCGTTACGAACACATGAAAggactcacactggagagaaaccctttGAATGTAAACAATGCGGAAAAGCCTTTAGTTGTTCCAGTTACATTCAGATCCATGAACGAACTCACACTGGggagaaaccttatgaatgtaaggaatgcGGGAAGGCCTTTATTTATCCCACAAGCTTTCAAGGACACATGAGAAtgcacactggagagaaaccctatcaATGTAAAGACTGTGGGAAGGCCTTTAGTCTTCACAGTTCCTTTCAAAGGCATGAAAGAATTCACAGTTGTGAGAAACCTCTTGAATGTAAGCAATGTGGTAAAGCCTTCAGTTTATCCACGTCCTTGCAAAAACATATGAGAATGCACACCCGATAG